Proteins encoded within one genomic window of Merismopedia glauca CCAP 1448/3:
- a CDS encoding FmdB family zinc ribbon protein encodes MPLYEFKCHDCGIFDAWRSLAESNHPANCPTCEQPAKRIFSPPTALLSGSLRLKTENPEPQLVKRDREPKSPKVKNHNGGRPWMIGH; translated from the coding sequence ATGCCTCTTTACGAGTTTAAGTGTCATGATTGCGGGATTTTTGACGCATGGCGATCGCTGGCAGAATCTAACCACCCCGCTAATTGTCCTACTTGCGAACAACCCGCTAAGCGCATCTTTTCTCCACCCACTGCTCTTTTATCTGGCTCTTTAAGGCTAAAAACCGAAAATCCAGAACCTCAATTAGTCAAACGTGATCGAGAACCCAAATCACCAAAAGTTAAGAATCATAATGGTGGTAGACCTTGGATGATTGGTCATTAA